The Cardiocondyla obscurior isolate alpha-2009 linkage group LG22, Cobs3.1, whole genome shotgun sequence genome includes a region encoding these proteins:
- the LOC139111108 gene encoding transcriptional regulator ATRX homolog, protein MDIVPKKRSLKINKRILPSQRQQILKFKQMQKSLVVLCDKEDGNNSAETSFVSTRNKQQIDKSVKRINSDSESDESGTNKALSTSKKTSKNTSLRNVKTNNRNVKSKNKIESFCNSTSESEDEKCDEQDRKKNRVMSHNNNDQQKSRKSSKRLQLSDTPLDNSDNSSSKEFQTIKLQKVRRNRYSKRQLADLEIDHTKSPIVKNSKNNYSEKHIDEQSNFTFNELIDISKDCKKICSDFQMHFETIEQLYSKKDKEQFALKFTEAMTKLMTKLEQKQKKLPISNKKKNSVANNVSSDDEESSEKCEKRMTDENKSSNKRYENKAVSECDSDEIFSANEMEKLENEIPVTQRKPDKSRIENSVNNDGSDTDSEDRTSMQDKSKSTSDLDIQDDLTSSPVLSVPKEKKTSIERLNKKKLFSNSMKTKIEASPGRNHCKTLEDIEGNQSNIETVIDESMDLFDTSLEDTQENKQEVEEEEENLSNQDKQKRIESPIIKNKSTKKSQNTNINKHKSLDEEEILAKEALLATDSDVSDIIPLEENVAKLTENFVANNTNPIKKQNKNVNDSNSINDETELKNDNDQLKKNCKKISSLDENAEIERASKKALLESNSDDSTSSSELELEKPSDKKSESGSSTKNIKAKLSLLASSSESSSSEITVSEMANVSPNMKRIHQSDSDINSTDSKVKKKKLDLSKNIYYKKDKKLRMFCKVHVTRLNANDLKRYLHALNTSRKYLEHKQLESLINLDNLEKKHKKSTKESSDSLTDDDSSSNILTNPNKRKEKPKDKVESLMDHLEKIENGNISTIINTDSDNESNHSISKIDDPLISNEALISEANEIAKENLLNSSDENEVMANSDDNSDDQDKIENKKKSEKKSEEKSEEKTLEQDNNKKDKSDWRQDKILTMKLSSDTDSEAEKKFDKKQEKIANKLKENNTDSDNKEKPVRSKKKKVGRRIIDSDSDNKITDLDSDNDGKSSSANQSSSDLESDLKKKRDKRKKRKSDNSHSSDTSSVTEIKSKPKRKRIKKMASDSDSSDVEELKNSQESSFGKGRKNIRKVLKDKQVAEDTKQAAKEEEERLKRIAERQAVYNEMYEVRLAGEEKVEKLVLDFDPETKKELVTVHPELVKCLKPHQAQGIKFMWDACFESLERAKNTSGSGCIIAHCMGLGKTLQVITLTHTLLTHEEINIKTVLIVCPLSTVLNWRNEYNTWLKDLDDFEVYELTKFKKNFERKWQLQRWRKTGGVMIIGYEMFRNLSGPKKNMRKGIKEVIIECLVDPGADLIVCDEGHLLKNEDTALSKSMRNVKTRRRIVLTGTPLQNNLTEYHCMVQFVKPNLLGTKKEFLNRFVNPITNGQFDDSTAYDVKLMKKRAHVLHKMLEGSVQRFDYSVLTPFLPPKQEYVIFVRLTDAQIKMYHYYLANLAKRLFCQRGTLFPDFQALQRIWTHPVVVRLNAEKLERANEKKELSESEGSLKDFINDDSSDVETITSSSNSNSDSDVQEIDDKNDKPSVSKRKTRNNPGDEEESPSPTGATESEWWLQFVQPEDYDDLRASSKLLILFGILKESEQIGDKVLVFSQSLYSLSLIEDFLKRIDDQTQNGEPCETLDNHTGSWSLGLDYFRLDGQTSPENRNIWCKIFNRPTNTRARLFLISTRAGGLGINLTAANRVIIFDASWNPSHDVQSIFRIFRFGQKKPCYVYRLLAAGTMEEKIYNRQVTKLSLSCRVVDEQQIERHYSNQNLNELYTFEGYNDKDKPTLNLPKDRLLAEIFLKYKDVVESYHEHDSLLENKAEEELDEEERKQAWLEYEEEKKGKPMINPMANMVYQNNMYLQQQMMMNTMQPNMMAPLQLDVDNLQHYIRQDYPNATPEQQKIMANKVIMDMYNYWEKQATLYPSTVTAPRSQVSNFQQNPQVSTSSNLHQSASQLNQLLLTKPNYMNVNKTVQPSGVQMGDVVLNTFAKNLPVINDTSKNTTTDQDIQIIPTTSNTGVTRQSGISSAQVTPQPIDKSKMQEE, encoded by the exons ATGGATATTGTTCCTAA AAAGAGAAGCCTCAAGATTAATAAACGTATATTACCATCTCAAAGACaacaaatattgaaatttaaacaAATGCAAAAATCTCTGGTAGTGTTGTGTGATAAAGAAGACGGTAATAATTCTGCTGAAACCTCATTTGTTTCTACAAGAAACAAGCAACAAATAGACAAGAGTGTAAAGCGCATTAATTCTGATAGCGAAAGTGATGAAAGCGGCACAAATAAGGCGTTGAGCACATCCAAGAAGACTTCAAAAAATACCTCATTACGAAATGTAAAAACGAATAATCGTAACGTAAagtcaaaaaataaaatagaatcgTTTTGTAACTCGACTAGTGAATCAGAAGATGAAAAATGCGACGAAcaagatagaaagaaaaatcgggTAATGTCACACAATAATAACGATCAACAAAAAAGCCGTAAATCCTCGAAGAGATTACAGCTTTCTGATACACCGCTAGATAATTCAGATAATAGTTCGAGTAAAGAATTTCAAACGATAAAACTTCAAAAAGTACGTCGCAATAGATACTCAAAGAGGCAGTTGGCAGACTTAGAAATAGATCATACTAAGTCGCCCATCGTGAAAAACTCTAAAAACAATTATAGCGAAAAACATATTGACGAACAATCCAATTTCacttttaatgaattaatagaTATTTCAAAAGACTGCAAGAAAATATGTTCAGACTTTCAAATGCATTTCGAAACAATAGAGCAGTTGTACAgcaaaaaagataaagagcaATTTGCACTAAAATTTACAGAAGCAATGACTAAGTTGATGACTAAGTTGGAgcaaaagcaaaaaaaattacctatttctaacaagaaaaaaaattctgttgcAAATAATGTAAGTAGCGATGATGAAGAATCTTcagaaaaatgtgaaaagcGTATGACGGATGAGAATAAATCCAGTAACAAGCGATATGAAAATAAGGCCGTGTCTGAATGCGATAgcgatgaaatattttcagcaaacgaaatggaaaaattagaaaatgaaataccAGTAACCCAACGCAAACCAGATAAATCCAGAATAGAAAATAGTGTAAATAACGATGGAAGTGACACCGATAGCGAAGATAGAACATCAATGCAAGATAAGTCGAAAAGTACGAGTGATTTGGATATACAAGATGATTTGACTTCTTCCCCTGTATTAAGTgttccaaaagaaaaaaagactaGCATAgaacgattaaataaaaagaaattattttcaaactcAATGAAAACTAAAATTGAAGCATCTCCTGGAAGAAATCACTGCAAGACATTAGAAGATATTGAAGGCAATCAATCGAATATAGAAACTGTAATTGATGAGTCAATGGATTTGTTTGATACATCTTTAGAGGATACACAAGAGAATAAACAAGAagtagaagaagaagaggaaaatttatcaaatcaAGATAAGCAAAAAAGAATAGAATCtccaattataaaaaataagtctACGAAAAAATCTCAGAACACGAACATTAATAAGCATAAATCTCTTGATGAAGAAGAGATATTAGCAAAAGAAGCTCTGCTGGCAACTGATTCTGATGTGTCTGACATAATACCGCTCGAAGAAAACGTAGCTAAACTAACTGAAAATTTTGTTGCAAATAATACTAATCcaattaaaaagcaaaacaAAAACGTCAACGATTCTAATAGTATCAATGACGAAACTGAACTGAAAAATGATAAtgatcaattaaaaaagaactgtaaaaaaataagctCTTTAGATGAGAATGCCGAAATAGAAAGAGCCTCCAAAAAAGCTCTTTTGGAATCAAATTCAGACGATTCAACATCTTCTTCGGAGTTAGAGTTGGAGAAACCTTCGGACAAAAAGTCTGAATCAGGTTCTTCTACAAAAAATATCAAAGCGAAATTATCACTCCTGGCATCTTCTAGTGAATCTTCCAGTTCTGAAATAACCGTGTCCGAAATGGCAAATGTCTCTCCGAACATGAAACGTATTCATCAGTCTGACAGTGATATAAATTCTACAGATTCCAAagtaaagaagaagaaacttgatctaagtaaaaatatttactacaaaaaagataaaaaattaagaatgtTCTGCAAAGTTCACGTAACGCGATTAAATGCAAACGATCTTAAGCGATATTTACATGCGTTAAATACGTCAAGAAAATATTTGGAACATAAGCAACTTGAAAG CCTTATCAACCTGGATAATCTTGAAAAGAAACACAAGAAAAGTACAAAGGAAAGTTCTGATTCATTGACGGATGATGATTCGTcctcaaatattttaacaaaccCTAATAAGCGAAAGGAAAAGCCGAAAGACAAAGTGGAATCTTTGATGGATCACTTAGAGAAAATAGAGAATGGCAATATCTCGACAATTATAAATACTGATTCTGATAATGAATCAAATCATTCAATAAGTAAAATAGACGACCCGCTTATATCTAATGAAGCTCTAATATCAGAGGCAAATGAAATTGCGAAAGAAAATCTATTAAACTCATCTGATG aaaacgaAGTAATGGCGAATAGCGATGATAATAGTGACGATcaagataaaatagaaaataaaaagaagtccGAAAAGAAGTCTGAAGAAAAATCTGAAGAAAAAACTTTAGAACAAGATAAT AACAAGAAAGATAAAAGCGATTGGAGACAAGACAAAATATTGACAATGAAATTGTCCTCTGACACCGATTCCGAGGCTGAGAAAAAGTTCgataaaaaacaagaaaagatTGCcaataaattgaaagaaaataa CACCGATTCTGACAATAAAGAAAAACCGGTAAGATCTAAGAAGAAAAAGGTCGGGCGAAGAATTATAGATTCAGATTCAGATAACAAAATAACAGATTTGGATTCCGATAATGATGGTAAATCTTCAAGTGCCAATCAAAGTTCAAGCGATTTAGAGtctgatttaaaaaagaaaagggataAACGGAAGAAACGCAAATCCGATAATAGTCACTCGTCAGACACAAGTTCAGTCACCGAAATAAA GTCAAAACCGAAACGAAAGCGGATCAAGAAAATGGCATCTGACAGTGATAGCAGTGATGTGGAGGAATTGAAAAATTCACAAGAGTCTTCATTCGGTAAAGGTCGGAAGAATATACGAAAAGTTTTGAAGGATAAACAAGTAGCGGAAGATACGAAACAAGCCGctaaggaagaagaagagagactTAAACGTATCGCTGAACGTCAAGCTGTG tACAACGAGATGTATGAAGTGAGACTCGCTGGCGAAGAAAAAGTAGAGAAGCTCGTTTTAGACTTTGATCCGGAAACGAAGAAAGAACTTGTTACTGTGCACCCAGAATTGGTCAAATGTTTAAAACCACATCAAGCACAAGGCATTAAATTTATGTGGGATGCTTGTTTCGAGTCTCTAGAAAGAGCGAAAAATACATCTGGATCTGGATGTATAATCGCACATTGCATGGGCTTGGGTAAGACGTTACAGGTGATCACTCTAACGCACACGCTTCTTACTCACGAAGAGATTAATATTAAGACGGTACTGATAGTTTGTCCGCTAAGCACGGTACTTAATTGGCGAAATGAGTACAATACGTGGCTAAAAGATTTGGATGATTTTGAAGTGTACGAATTGACAAA atttaaaaagaattttgaaagGAAATGGCAATTGCAAAGATGGCGAAAAACTGGCGGTGTGATGATTATTGGCTATGAAATGTTCCGTAATCTTAGCGgtccgaaaaaaaatatgcgaaaaGGCATAAAAGAAGTAATAATAGAATGTTTGGTTGATCCGGGCGCTGATCTTATTGTCTGTGACGAAGgccatttattaaagaatGAAGATACCGCGTTAAGTAAAAGCATGAGAAACGTAAAAACGCGGAGACGCATAGTGCTTACTGGAACACCATTACAGAATAATTTAACAGAAt ATCACTGCATGGTGCAGTTTGTGAAACCAAATCTGTTAGGTAcgaagaaagaatttttaaacagATTTGTAAATCCTATAACAAATGGTCAATTTGATGATTCTACTGCTTACgacgttaaattaatgaaaaaacgtGCACATGTCTTACACAAAATGTTAGAAGGGAGTGTACAGAGGTTTGATTATTCTGTGCTTACACCTTTTTTACCGCCGAAACAAGaatatgttatttttgttAGGCTAACAGATgcacaaattaaaatgtatcatTATTACCTGGCAAATCTTGCTAA GCGTCTTTTTTGTCAAAGGGGAACTCTCTTTCCGGATTTTCAAGCGTTACAAAGGATTTGGACACATCCTGTAGTCGTCCGTCTAAACgcagaaaaattagaaagagcGAATGAGAAAAAGGAACTTAGTGAATCGGAGGGTtcattaaaagattttatcaaTGACGATAGTTCCGATGTAGAAACTATCACCAGTAGTAGCAATTCAAATAGTGACAGTGACGTTCAAGAGATCGATGATAAAAACGATAAGCCAAGCGTTTCTAAACgtaaaacaagaaataatCCTGGTG atgaGGAAGAAAGCCCCTCACCTACAGGTGCAACAGAATCAGAGTGGTGGTTGCAGTTTGTGCAACCCGAAGACTATGATGATTTACGAGCGTCTTCTAAATTGTTAATCCTCTTTGGAATTCTAAAAGAAAGTGAACAAATTGGCGATAAAGT GCTCGTATTCTCACAATCTTTgtattctctctctttaattgaggattttctaaaaagaatAGACGACCAAACTCAGAACGGTGAACCCTGTGAGACTCTCGATAATCATACTGGCAGTTGGTCTTTAGGACTCGATTATTTTCGACTTGACGGTCAAACTTCGCCTGAGAATCGAAACATAtggtgtaaaatatttaacagacCCACTAACACGAGAGCGAGATTGTTCCTCATATCCACACGCGCTGGAGGACtaggaattaatttaactgcAGCAAACAGAGTGATTATATTCGACGCCAGTTGGAATCCTTCTCACGACGTACAAAGTATATTTCGGATATtcag GTTTGGACAAAAAAAACCGTGCTACGTATATCGATTACTTGCCGCGGGAACAATGGaggaaaaaatttacaatcgcCAAGTTACGAAACTTTCGCTTTCGTGTCGCGTTGTGGACGAGCAACAGATTGAACGTCATTATAGTAATCAAAATCTCAATGAGTTGTACACATTCGAAGGATATAACGATAAAGACAAGCCTACGTTAAATTTACCGAAAGATAGACTGCTGGCGGAGATATTTCTCAAGTACAAGGATGTCGTGGAAAGTTATCACGAACATGATTCTTTATTGGAGAACAAG GCTGAAGAAGAATTGGATGAAGAAGAACGTAAGCAAGCCTGGTTAGAATatgaagaggaaaagaaaggaaaaccGATGATAAATCCAATGGCGAATATggtttatcaaaataatatgtatCTGCAACAACAAATGATGATGAATACCATGCAACCTAACATGATGGCTCCTTTGCAATTAGACGTTGATAATCTTCAACACTATATTCGGCAAGAT TATCCTAATGCGACACCAGAGCAGCAGAAAATAATGGCTAATAAAGTCATAATggatatgtataattattggGAAAAGCAAGCTACATTATATCCTTCCACAGTTACAGCG CCAAGATCGCAAGTTTcaaattttcaacaaaatcCACAAGTTTCAACCAGTAGCAATTTacac CAATCAGCCTCACAGTTGAATCAATTGCTTTTGACGAAACCGAATTATATGAACGTAAATAAAACTGTGCAACCAAGCGGTGTGCAAATGGGAGACGTAGTTCTAAATACATTTGCGAAAAATCTTCCAGTAATTAACGATACAAGCAAAAATACGACTACGGACCAAGACATACAG aTAATTCCTACGACAAGTAATACAGGTGTAACGCGCCAGAGTGGAATCAGTAGCGCACAAGTAACCCCACAACCAAtcgataaaagtaaaatgcaAGAGGAGTAA
- the Ceng1a gene encoding centaurin-gamma-1A, which produces MTTGQSGHDHSLAIRQEIQRFESVHPSIYAIYDLIELVPDAHVAKQIREHVVAIEDSFVNSHEWTLARDVPELHLGIIGSSDSGKSALVHRYLTGSFMHEESPEGGRFKKEIFINDQSYLLLIRDEGGVPEAQFSAWIDALLLVFSLENEESFSIVCSFYNRMCSFRNMSEVPKILVGVQDSINDSNPRVIKDVRPRKLACDLRCPYYETCAIYGLNVERVFQDVCQKIIQNVSAKNFSCNVCQRTTDNDVKFAVPTVTKTMQLHKDAETTNSLKVSEKDEDCRSIHNSSMANDSSLLNDNFHNVQNQHGELRSSILTPTTIRKFRRKSNIFTPSKKEKYMGEMGVGREIPVKQGYLFKRSSKSLKEWKKKYVTLLEDGRLTYHSSLHDYMNDSNAKEILLQYVTVKVPGKTPKGSKSYNAQEDSFEFSIISLENKTWHFVANNAEERDSWIAAIEQQILSSLQNSDGDKKNETDAFKMHCIKNKVSGNDACVDCGAPNPDWASLNLGVLMCIECSGIHRNLGSHISKVRSLDLDDWSAGQLSVMLALGNDIANCIWEFCLNGKQKPVADSSREEKEQWIRWKYEDKLFLPPMNPNISLGKLIIDSVCRGDMTAFTLCLSRCNYEDVNTSVSTEDLRTPLHLACATGNLAMAQLLIWHKANPQNLDHEGRTCMSYVRALERTLDNSSDSMEMQKLLEVLEQASVSGMDDIDTSQY; this is translated from the exons atgacaactGGCCAGAGCGGTCACGATCATTCCCTCGCCATCCGACAAGAGATACAACGCTTCGAGAGCGTCCACCCGTCGATATATGCCATTTACGACCTGATCGAGCTCGTGCCCGACGCGCACGTCGCCAAGCAGATTCGGGAGCACGTTGTGGCGATTGAAG ATTCTTTTGTCAACAGTCATGAGTGGACACTGGCAAGAGATGTCCCTGAACTACACCTTGGAATTATTGGTTCCTCTGATTCAGGAAAGTCTGCTCTCGTTCATAGGTATCTCACAGGATCCTTTATGCATGAGGAATCACCAGAAGGTGGTCgatttaaaaaggaaattttcataaatgaTCAGAGCTATCTTCTTCTGATCAGGGATGAGGGTGGTGTGCCAGAGGCTCAA TTTTCAGCTTGGATAGATGCTTTATTACTTGTATTCAGCCTAGAAAATGAAGAGAGTTTCTCTATAGTTTGCAGTTTTTATAATAGAATGTGTTCTTTTCGAAATATGTCTGAAGTACCAAAAATACTTGTAGGCGTACAag attCGATCAATGATAGCAATCCACGTGTCATAAAAGACGTTAGGCCGCGAAAACTGGCTTGTGATTTAAGATGCCCTTATTATGAAACATGTGCTATTTATGGTTTAAATGTTGAAAGAGTATTTCAAGATg TATGTCAGAAAATTATACAGAACGTATCGGCGAAGAATTTTTCGTGTAATGTGTGTCAGCGTACGACGGATAATGACGTTAAATTTGCAGTCCCTACTGTTACTAAAACCATGCAGCTTCATAAAGATGCAGAAACTACCAATTCTTTAAAA GTTTCAGAAAAGGACGAGGATTGTCGATCTATTCATAATAGTTCAATGGCAAACGATTCATCATTGCTGAatgataattttcataatGTACAAAATCAACATGGAGAGTTACGTTCATCGATTTTAACACCCACCACTATCAG aaaatttagaagAAAATCGAATATATTTACGCCTTCtaaaaaggagaaatatatGGGCGAAATGGGTGTCGGTAGAGAAATACCAGTGAAACAaggttatttatttaaacgaagCAGCAAATCGCTGAAAGAATGGAAGAAAAAATACGTTACGTTACTAGAAGACGGTCGTTTGACGTATCATTCGAGTTTACAT gATTACATGAACGATAGCAATGCTAAAGAAATACTTTTGCAATATGTAACTGTGAAAGTACCTGGCAAAACACCGAAGGGCTCCAAATCATATAATGCCCAAG AAGACAGTTTCGAATTTTCTATCATCTCTTTGGAAAACAAAACTTGGCATTTTGTGGCGAACAATGCCGAAGAGAGGGATAGCTGGATCGCGGCGATAGAACAGCAAATATTATCAAGCTTGCAGAACAGCGATGGCGACAAGAAAAATGAAACGGATGCCTTCAAAATGCACTGTATAAAGAACAAAGTTTCAGGAAATGATGCATGCGTGGATTGTGGGGCGCCGA ATCCCGATTGGGCTAGCCTTAATCTCGGTGTTTTGATGTGCATTGAATGTTCCGGTATTCATAGAAACTTAGGTTCACACATATCTAAGGTACGATCCTTGGATTTGGACGACTGGTC CGCAGGTCAACTAAGCGTCATGCTGGCTCTCGGTAATGATATAGCCAACTGTATTTGGGAGTTTTGTTTAAACGGAAAACAGAAGCCCGTGGCGGACTCTTCTAGAGAGGAAAAGGAGCAGTGGATCAGATGGAAGTACGAAGATAAACTCTTTTTACCGCCAATGAATCCAAACATCTCCTTAGGAAAATTGATTATCGATTCGGTTTGCCG GGGAGACATGACAGCGTTTACTTTATGTCTGTCCCGTTGTAATTACGAGGATGTAAATACTTCGGTCAGTACAGAAGATCTACGAACGCCGTTACATCTTGCCTGCGCGACCGGAAACTTGGCGATGGCTCAGCTTTTAATATGG CATAAAGCGAATCCACAGAACTTAGATCACGAGGGGCGGACGTGCATGTCGTACGTACGAGCTCTGGAGAGAACGCTCGACAACTCGTCTGACTCCATGGAAATGCAGAAACTACTTGAGGTACTAGAGCAAGCTAGCGTTTCCGGGATGGACGATATAGACACATCTCAGTATTGA